TGATCAGCCGTTGACGATGGCAATTAACAGGCCATCCCAACCTTTGCTGCCCACGGTCTGAAAGGCCGTGGCCGACAGGCGCTCGTTGCCGGCCATATCATCAAAGAAACGGCGCAAGCCTTTGATATTACTGCCTTCGGAATGGGCGTCCAGAATCTGCCCCTGGCGCACCACGTTATCTGCCACAATCACCGTGCCCGGCGCCGACAGCTTCAGCGCCAATTCCAGATAGCGAGGGTTGTTTTCCTTGTCCGCATCCATAAAAATGAAATCGAATGGTGCTGCGCCTTCGTCAATGAGCGCCTGCATCAGATCGGCTGCACGCCCCAGGCGGATCTCAACCCGATCATCCACAGCAGCAATGCGCAGGCTTTCCCGCGCAACCCTCACATAGTTTTCATCAAAATCCAGCGTCAGCAACCGGCCGTCGGGCCCCATGCCCAGCGCCATCCAGACGGTGCTGTACGCTCCCAGCGTGCCCAGTTCCAGAATACGCTTTGCGCCCTTGAGGCGCACCAGCAAATTGAGCAGCTTACCCTGATTGGGGGCCACCTGAATCGCCGGCATGGCGTGCGCCTCGCAATGCGCGAGCACTTTGGCAGGAATGGTATCGTCCGCCAACAGCAGACTGTTGAAATAATCATCGACCGCAACGTAACGTTCGGGGGTAATCTGAATTTTCATAGCGTTAAGACTCTAATAACAAAGGTAGCCGGCAGCGATTGCCGTGTCGGTCAGACCGGCGCAGGCCACAGCGACTGAGCGCCGCGCACTGGGGTCCCATGACTGGATGGATCAAACACTGCTGCTGCCTCTTGCCGTGGCAGTCGGGATCAATGCCCCCAGAGCAGTGATGGCAGCGTCGCACTGGCCAGGGCCAGGATAGGCTCAGGCAAGATGCAGTTCAGACGGGTACATATCCCGGAGCGGCCCGTGATTGCGAACGCCGCTCGCGCTAGTGCCAGTGCTGATGACCCATGCCGTCAGCAAGCCGGATCAATCAGAAAACGACCAGTTCAGCGTTTCACCGGCGGCCAGCGGCACCAATTCGGTGGCACCATATTCAAGTGTAAACGGAATTTCAAAGGGCTTGCGCTCCAGCGTTACCGTGCCCGAGTTGACGGGCAACCCGTAAAAGGCAGGCCCGTTCAGGCTGGCAAAAGCCTCCAGCCGATCCAGGCGCCCCGCCTGTTCAAATGCCGTGGCGTACAACTCCAGCGCATGCAGTGCCGTATAACAGCCAGCGCAACCGCAGGCGTGCTCCTTGAGCCCCCGGGCATGCGGCGCACTATCGGTTCCCAGGAAAAAGCGATCGCTATCGCCCGTGGCCGCAGCCACCAGCGCCAGGCGATGTGTTTCACGCTTTAAAACCGGTAAGCAATAATAGTGTGGCCGAATCCCACCGGTAAAAATCGCATTGCGGTTGTACAGCAAATGATGCGCCGTAATCGTAGCGGCCACCGGCCCCTCTGCCTGCGACACATAATCGACGCCTTCTTTGGTCGTAATGTGCTCGAACACCACTTTAAGTGATGGGTAACGTTGACGCAGCGGGATCATGACGCGGTCGATAAACACCGCCTCGCGATCGAACAGATCGACTGTCTGATCGGTGACCTCTCCGTGCACCAGCAAGGGCACGCCGTGCTTTTCCATGGCTGCCAGCGCCTTGTCGCACTGATCCAGCAGATTGGTTACGCCAGCATCTGAATTGGTGGTGGCGCCGGCCGGATATAGCTTGACCGCATGCACGAAGTCAGAGGCAGCGGCCTGCGCAATGTCCTGCGCCGTCGTGCCTTCAGTCAGATACAACGTCATCAGGGGAGTAAAGGTAGCAGGATCGCGCCCCGCCACTTGCAGCGCCGAAACGATACGGTCGCGATAGGCCCCGGCCTGTTCCACCGTTGTTACTGGCGGGCGCAAATTAGGCATGATAATGGCGCGCCGGAATTGACGGGCAGAATGGGCGACCACGGCTTGCAACGCCTCCTGGTCCCGCAGATGCAAATGCCAGTCGTCTGGCTGAATAAGGGTGATGGCAGTATCTGTAATCAGCATAATGATGGATGTCCTTTTGATGACCAATACTATACAGAAAACCGCGGGCAAATTTCGGGCTGGCGCATCGGCTGCATATAGAAGCAAAGACGACGGTCCGTGCAAGGCTGCGTTTTTGAGCAAATTTTGCGCAGCCACAGCGCCGCCAGCAGTTGGTATTGCACCGCAGGGTCTGCTGGCCGATACAGGCAGCGACCGTTTACACTGACCGCAGGCTGAACAAAACGCCGCAGAGGCCGATCAAAGCGGCTTATGCACGACAATGCTAATAATTCTTAACAAATCGGTCATTTTCAAAAAAATCAGAAAAATCGCACAAAAAACAGTCTATTCAATCTAATTTCTTTTATTTTGCTTTCAAAAAACAATATCTGTAATTTTCTTCAATTTCGCATAAAAAAAAACTATGCAAGAGGCAAATTACACGTTATTCTCTTCCATGTACGAATATACACACGCCTTTATGGAGATTTACAAATATGGCAACAACTTCAGAAAA
Above is a window of Advenella kashmirensis WT001 DNA encoding:
- the pyrC gene encoding dihydroorotase, which produces MLITDTAITLIQPDDWHLHLRDQEALQAVVAHSARQFRRAIIMPNLRPPVTTVEQAGAYRDRIVSALQVAGRDPATFTPLMTLYLTEGTTAQDIAQAAASDFVHAVKLYPAGATTNSDAGVTNLLDQCDKALAAMEKHGVPLLVHGEVTDQTVDLFDREAVFIDRVMIPLRQRYPSLKVVFEHITTKEGVDYVSQAEGPVAATITAHHLLYNRNAIFTGGIRPHYYCLPVLKRETHRLALVAAATGDSDRFFLGTDSAPHARGLKEHACGCAGCYTALHALELYATAFEQAGRLDRLEAFASLNGPAFYGLPVNSGTVTLERKPFEIPFTLEYGATELVPLAAGETLNWSFSD
- a CDS encoding O-methyltransferase codes for the protein MKIQITPERYVAVDDYFNSLLLADDTIPAKVLAHCEAHAMPAIQVAPNQGKLLNLLVRLKGAKRILELGTLGAYSTVWMALGMGPDGRLLTLDFDENYVRVARESLRIAAVDDRVEIRLGRAADLMQALIDEGAAPFDFIFMDADKENNPRYLELALKLSAPGTVIVADNVVRQGQILDAHSEGSNIKGLRRFFDDMAGNERLSATAFQTVGSKGWDGLLIAIVNG